A genomic stretch from Sphingorhabdus pulchriflava includes:
- a CDS encoding FixH family protein → MTDMTRKPFTGYHMAAILIGFFGIVIAVNIYMAKVAIGTFGGTVVDNSYVASQNYNEWLAEADRQSKLGWSIAASRVAGGKVALKVADNGAAGQGFVISARAIHPLGRAPEQALRFEPQGEGNWLSAEALPTGRWTLHFEMRRDADHYRTITDVK, encoded by the coding sequence ATGACAGATATGACGCGCAAGCCTTTTACCGGCTATCATATGGCAGCCATCCTGATCGGCTTTTTCGGAATCGTGATCGCGGTCAACATCTACATGGCGAAGGTCGCCATCGGTACCTTTGGGGGCACCGTGGTCGACAACAGCTATGTGGCCAGCCAGAACTACAATGAATGGCTGGCCGAGGCCGACCGCCAGAGCAAATTGGGCTGGTCGATTGCCGCATCGCGTGTCGCAGGCGGCAAGGTTGCTTTAAAGGTCGCTGACAATGGCGCAGCCGGGCAGGGCTTTGTCATATCGGCGCGCGCCATTCATCCGCTGGGCCGCGCGCCCGAACAGGCGCTACGCTTTGAACCGCAGGGTGAGGGCAATTGGCTTTCCGCCGAGGCGCTGCCTACTGGCCGCTGGACGCTCCACTTCGAAATGCGCCGTGACGCTGACCATTATCGTACAATCACCGACGTGAAATGA